A window of the Butyricimonas virosa genome harbors these coding sequences:
- a CDS encoding HlyD family secretion protein, whose amino-acid sequence MSEKKVSGKVLMFTGIVIIVFLIAIFGFIFWEPVPEIIQGEAEATEVRISGKVPGRIERFWVDEGDQVKKGDTVAILDSPEVMAKFNQAQAAEEAAQAMSDKAQKGAREEQKAMAFQTWKKAQAALDVAKKSFDRVQKLFENDVVSAQKHDEAEANYKAMLATEQAAKAQYEMAKNGAEKEDKLAAEAQVNRARGAVEEVSSYIKETFLISPISGEISERYPKVGELVGTGSPVMSVLDLEDMWVVFNVREDLLGDLKMGAVFTGYIPALNNKEVQLKVTHMKNMGTYAAWRATKTTGQYDAKTFEVKAVPTEKVEGLRPGMSVLKRVKN is encoded by the coding sequence ATGAGTGAAAAGAAAGTAAGCGGGAAGGTATTGATGTTTACAGGGATCGTGATCATCGTATTTTTGATTGCTATATTCGGGTTTATTTTTTGGGAGCCGGTGCCGGAGATAATTCAAGGTGAGGCGGAGGCCACGGAAGTACGGATTTCCGGGAAGGTTCCGGGGAGGATTGAGCGTTTTTGGGTGGACGAAGGGGATCAGGTGAAGAAGGGGGATACGGTTGCGATTCTGGATAGTCCTGAGGTGATGGCAAAGTTTAACCAAGCTCAGGCGGCGGAAGAGGCTGCCCAGGCGATGAGTGATAAGGCCCAGAAAGGAGCTCGTGAGGAACAGAAAGCGATGGCCTTCCAAACGTGGAAAAAAGCACAAGCAGCTCTTGATGTGGCGAAGAAGTCTTTTGACCGGGTGCAGAAGTTGTTTGAAAATGATGTGGTTTCAGCGCAGAAACATGATGAGGCCGAGGCCAATTATAAGGCGATGTTAGCCACGGAGCAGGCAGCGAAGGCACAGTATGAGATGGCGAAGAACGGGGCGGAGAAGGAAGATAAATTGGCGGCCGAGGCTCAGGTGAACCGGGCGAGGGGGGCCGTGGAAGAAGTTAGTTCTTATATTAAGGAGACATTTTTGATTTCACCGATTTCGGGAGAGATTTCCGAACGTTACCCGAAGGTGGGAGAGTTGGTGGGGACGGGTTCCCCTGTGATGAGCGTGCTGGACTTGGAGGATATGTGGGTGGTTTTTAACGTGCGAGAGGATTTGTTGGGCGACTTGAAGATGGGAGCCGTGTTCACGGGGTATATTCCCGCTTTGAACAATAAGGAGGTGCAGTTGAAAGTGACTCACATGAAGAATATGGGTACTTATGCCGCTTGGAGGGCCACGAAGACAACGGGGCAATATGATGCG
- a CDS encoding TolC family protein: MKRITECKSGLSLVIVLLCFMSQLNAQEVLSLEDCRRLAIENNKKLKIADEEVKASEAQKAEAFTKYLPSIDAMGVYLRNQKEINLLADDAHLPVGSISSDGNFTFRPDQLMVGADGKPVMVNGQYVPKDYALLPKEAMTVDERNLGIVQVGLTQPIYMGGKIRAYNQITGLSERLAKSKRSQELQNVILSTDEAYWQIISLVNRKKLADKYVETLTKFVHDVELMHTTGVATKADVLSVRVKLNEGEMVQTKVDNGLSLSRMLLNQICGLPTDTIVMLKEEVADTDVDEVPMESLEQVYSRRPEVASLQLATDIYKKKEKIALSEYLPTIALTANYLSSTPSFFDGVSTKFDGMWSVGVGIKAPIFHWGASRKSLRSAKAQTNAMNYKLQEAKEQIELQVNQSEFKMKEVTKKLAMARKNLERAEENLKFANLGFKEGTIPVLNVLEAQTAWLTANSELIDTQIEARLCKVYLERAYGTLEF; this comes from the coding sequence ATGAAGAGGATTACGGAATGTAAATCTGGATTAAGTTTAGTCATTGTATTACTGTGTTTTATGTCGCAGTTGAATGCGCAGGAAGTGTTAAGTTTGGAGGATTGTCGGCGATTGGCGATAGAGAATAATAAGAAACTGAAAATTGCAGATGAGGAGGTAAAAGCGAGCGAGGCGCAAAAAGCGGAAGCATTCACGAAGTATTTGCCTAGCATTGACGCTATGGGCGTGTATCTGCGTAATCAGAAAGAGATTAACTTGTTGGCTGATGATGCTCATTTGCCTGTCGGGTCGATCAGTTCGGACGGGAATTTTACGTTCCGTCCTGATCAGTTGATGGTTGGTGCGGATGGGAAACCCGTAATGGTAAACGGACAATATGTCCCGAAGGATTACGCCTTATTGCCGAAAGAGGCGATGACCGTGGATGAGCGTAATCTGGGAATCGTGCAGGTCGGGTTGACACAGCCAATTTATATGGGTGGGAAGATCCGGGCTTATAACCAAATTACCGGGTTGTCGGAGCGGTTGGCGAAGAGCAAGCGGTCGCAGGAGTTGCAGAACGTGATACTTTCAACGGACGAGGCTTACTGGCAGATTATTTCTCTGGTGAATCGAAAGAAATTGGCTGATAAATACGTGGAGACGTTGACGAAATTCGTGCATGATGTCGAGTTGATGCACACGACGGGGGTAGCAACCAAAGCGGACGTGCTTTCGGTGCGAGTGAAGTTGAACGAGGGGGAGATGGTTCAAACAAAGGTGGATAACGGGTTGAGTTTGTCCCGGATGTTGTTGAACCAGATTTGCGGTTTACCGACAGACACGATTGTGATGTTGAAAGAGGAGGTGGCAGACACGGATGTGGATGAGGTGCCGATGGAGAGTTTGGAACAGGTGTATAGCCGACGTCCGGAGGTGGCGAGTTTGCAGTTGGCCACGGATATATATAAAAAGAAGGAGAAGATTGCTTTATCCGAATATTTGCCGACGATTGCTTTAACGGCGAATTATTTGAGCAGCACGCCTTCTTTCTTTGACGGGGTGAGTACGAAGTTCGATGGAATGTGGAGTGTGGGTGTCGGGATTAAAGCTCCAATATTTCATTGGGGGGCATCCCGTAAGAGTTTGCGTAGTGCGAAAGCACAGACAAATGCGATGAATTATAAGTTACAGGAGGCGAAGGAACAGATCGAGTTACAGGTGAACCAGTCGGAATTCAAGATGAAGGAGGTGACGAAGAAGTTGGCGATGGCCCGTAAGAATCTGGAACGGGCGGAGGAAAATCTGAAATTTGCAAATTTGGGTTTTAAGGAAGGGACGATTCCCGTGTTAAATGTGTTAGAGGCACAAACGGCCTGGTTGACGGCGAATTCGGAGCTGATTGATACTCAGATTGAGGCTCGATTGTGTAAGGTCTATTTGGAGAGAGCTTATGGAACGCTAGAATTTTAG